One window from the genome of Corynebacterium sp. SCR221107 encodes:
- the pks13 gene encoding polyketide synthase Pks13 (Pks13 is a key enzyme in mycolic acid biosynthesis.): MHDQQDPSGADKVAMTVAELRTWLRNWVMSTTGLPAEEITDDKPMQSFGLSSRDVVILSGELENLLGVSLDATIAYEYPTIAALATRLVEGEQASRVSAPAAFRTSLGSGSALTPGNHDIAVIGMAAKYPGAHDIDEMWQMLIEGRDGLGPLPIGRWSEYAGDEVMQKRMAEQDFTGGYLDDISSFDPEFFGLSPLEAVNIDPQQRIILELSWEALENAHIPASSLRGKQVGVFMGSTNNDYGMLIAADSTESHPYALTGAASSIIANRVSYAFDFRGPSVAVDTACSSSLVSTHQAVRALRDGEADLALAGGVNIMASPFASTAFGELGVFSPTGKVHAFSDDADGFVRADGAGVLVLKRVADAIADGDEILAVIKGSAVNSDGHSNGLTAPNPDAQVDVLQRAYADAGVDPKLVDYIEAHGTGTILGDPIEATAIGAVLGRGRDVASPTLLGSAKTNFGHTESAAGAAGLIKTVLSMQHDVLPPSLNFTEPNRYVDFDAERLEVVEDPREWPEYSGRKLAGVSGFGFGGTNAHVVVSSFDPADYPEATHTPQEALLADGTAVALPVSGLLPSRRRHAAAELANFLDGRTDAELVPLARSLAKRNHGRSRAVVLADTVDDAVKRLRQVADGKVSVGIAAADAPSAVGPVFVYSGFGSQHRKMVKDLVELSPWFKTRLAELDEIVGFESGWSILDLVADDEQTYDTETAQVAITAIQIALTDLLAELGAKPAGVMGMSMGEIAAAYAAGGLSDKDAMLIACHRSRLMGEGEKSLPEDQLGAMAVVEFSVEALDEFIATNPEFAGIEPAVYAGPGMTTVGGPREAVVALVEKLEAESKFARLLNVKGAGHTSAVEPLLGELAGEIAGIEPKPLHTTLFSSVNRGMVYQPGSVVHDVDYWLTCTRHSVWFQDATEQAFAAGHTMLVEISPNPVALMGMMNTAFSVGKPDAQLLFSLKRKFPAGETLRDLLAKMYVAGAPIDFGKLYGEGELLAAPGMPWKKGRYWTAARPATGGETELPGAKVTLPDGRIAFSVSAELVPSPVALLEAAVEQVSPGAALIAVEERGTLPPTGELTTVVSTNVGGVSVTVHRIMDEASVLIAEGFAAKAGLQVDAPVIEAPRGELAHEEPSDFVGEETFKWDPSSGETVEQRMRTIVSEAMGYDVEDLPRELPLIDLGLDSLMGMRIKNRIEHDFDIPELQVQALRDASVADAVKLVEGIVAQRGTGTAGVAESPEQEAGADTIATEENAGVGDDGAKGVGVAPRDASERLVFATWAGMTGVAAAGVTSNLPTIGEDKAKEIADRLTERSGATVTVDDVLGADTLEPLANIVREGLETEVEGNIRVLRARPEGSTAPAVFMFHPAGGSSVVYQPLMRRLPAEVPVYGVERLEGSLEERAAQYLDEIKQYSDGLPIILGGWSFGGALAYEVAHQLQTTNSGVKVATIALLDTVSPKNPTPDTMEETKKRWERYSSFAKKTYGLDFPVPYELLETAGEDALLTMMAEFLANTDASEHGLSAGVLEHQRASFVDNRILDRMDMQRWVDVDAPVILFRAERMHDGAIELEPAYAEIAEDGGWSTIVNELEIVHLRGDHLAVVDEPEIGKVGVALTKRIAELGNK, translated from the coding sequence ATGCATGATCAGCAGGATCCATCCGGCGCCGACAAGGTGGCCATGACGGTTGCCGAGCTGCGCACCTGGCTGCGCAATTGGGTGATGAGCACCACGGGCCTGCCCGCCGAGGAGATCACCGACGACAAGCCGATGCAGTCCTTCGGGCTGTCTTCGCGCGATGTGGTCATCCTTTCCGGCGAGTTGGAGAACCTGCTGGGTGTGAGCCTCGATGCCACCATCGCCTATGAATACCCCACCATCGCAGCCCTGGCGACCCGCCTGGTCGAAGGCGAGCAGGCCTCCCGCGTGTCCGCACCCGCGGCGTTTCGCACCTCGCTAGGCTCCGGTTCCGCCCTGACCCCCGGCAACCACGACATCGCCGTGATCGGCATGGCCGCGAAGTACCCGGGCGCGCATGACATCGACGAGATGTGGCAGATGCTGATCGAGGGTCGCGACGGGCTAGGCCCGCTGCCGATCGGGCGCTGGAGCGAATACGCCGGCGATGAGGTCATGCAAAAGCGCATGGCCGAGCAGGACTTCACCGGCGGCTACCTCGACGACATCTCCTCTTTCGACCCGGAGTTCTTTGGCCTGTCCCCGCTGGAGGCCGTCAACATCGACCCGCAGCAGCGCATCATCTTGGAGCTGAGCTGGGAGGCGCTGGAAAACGCCCATATCCCGGCCTCAAGTCTGCGCGGCAAGCAGGTCGGCGTGTTCATGGGCTCGACCAACAATGACTACGGCATGCTGATCGCCGCGGACTCCACCGAGTCGCACCCTTACGCGCTCACCGGCGCCGCTTCTTCGATCATCGCCAACCGCGTGTCCTACGCCTTCGACTTCCGCGGCCCCTCGGTCGCCGTGGACACCGCGTGTTCCTCCTCGCTGGTGTCCACCCACCAAGCGGTGCGCGCCCTGCGCGACGGCGAGGCCGACCTCGCCTTGGCTGGCGGTGTCAACATCATGGCTTCGCCTTTCGCCTCCACGGCCTTCGGTGAGTTGGGCGTATTTAGCCCCACCGGCAAGGTCCACGCCTTCTCCGATGACGCAGACGGCTTCGTGCGCGCCGACGGTGCCGGCGTGCTCGTGCTCAAGCGCGTGGCCGATGCCATCGCCGACGGTGATGAGATCCTCGCCGTGATCAAGGGCTCGGCCGTCAACTCCGATGGGCACTCCAACGGGCTGACCGCCCCGAACCCGGACGCGCAGGTCGACGTGCTGCAGCGCGCCTACGCCGACGCGGGCGTGGACCCGAAGCTCGTGGACTACATCGAGGCCCACGGCACCGGCACCATCCTGGGCGATCCCATCGAGGCCACCGCTATCGGCGCCGTCTTGGGCCGTGGCCGCGACGTGGCCAGCCCCACCTTGTTAGGCTCTGCCAAGACCAACTTCGGCCACACCGAGTCCGCCGCCGGCGCGGCCGGGCTCATCAAGACCGTGCTCTCCATGCAACATGACGTGCTCCCGCCGTCGCTGAACTTCACCGAGCCCAACCGCTACGTCGACTTCGACGCCGAGCGCCTCGAGGTGGTCGAGGATCCGCGGGAGTGGCCGGAATACTCCGGCCGCAAGCTCGCCGGCGTCTCCGGCTTCGGCTTCGGCGGCACCAACGCCCACGTGGTCGTCTCCTCCTTCGACCCGGCCGACTACCCGGAGGCCACGCACACCCCGCAGGAGGCATTGCTTGCCGACGGCACCGCCGTCGCACTGCCGGTGTCTGGCCTGCTGCCGTCGAGGCGTCGGCACGCAGCGGCGGAGCTTGCGAACTTCCTGGACGGGCGCACGGACGCCGAGCTGGTGCCGCTGGCGCGCAGCCTCGCCAAGCGCAACCACGGACGCTCACGCGCGGTCGTGCTCGCCGACACCGTCGACGATGCGGTCAAGCGCCTGCGCCAGGTCGCCGACGGCAAGGTCTCCGTGGGTATTGCCGCGGCCGACGCCCCCTCGGCCGTAGGCCCCGTGTTCGTCTACTCCGGCTTCGGCTCCCAGCACCGCAAGATGGTCAAGGACTTAGTCGAACTCTCGCCGTGGTTCAAGACGCGCCTGGCCGAGCTGGACGAGATCGTCGGCTTCGAGTCCGGCTGGTCCATCCTCGACCTCGTCGCCGACGACGAGCAGACCTACGACACCGAGACCGCGCAGGTGGCCATTACCGCCATCCAGATCGCGCTGACCGACCTGCTCGCCGAGCTCGGTGCCAAGCCCGCAGGCGTGATGGGCATGTCGATGGGCGAGATCGCCGCTGCCTACGCCGCCGGTGGCCTAAGCGACAAGGACGCCATGCTCATCGCCTGCCACCGCTCGCGCCTGATGGGCGAGGGGGAGAAGTCCCTGCCCGAGGACCAACTCGGCGCGATGGCCGTGGTGGAGTTCTCCGTGGAAGCACTCGACGAGTTCATCGCCACCAACCCCGAGTTCGCGGGCATCGAGCCCGCCGTCTACGCGGGCCCGGGCATGACCACCGTGGGCGGCCCGCGCGAGGCCGTGGTGGCACTCGTGGAGAAGCTGGAGGCCGAAAGCAAGTTCGCCCGCCTGCTCAACGTCAAGGGCGCAGGCCACACCTCCGCGGTCGAGCCGCTGCTCGGCGAGCTCGCCGGCGAGATCGCGGGCATCGAGCCGAAACCGCTGCACACCACCTTGTTTAGCTCCGTCAATCGCGGCATGGTCTACCAGCCGGGCAGCGTGGTCCACGACGTGGACTATTGGCTGACCTGCACCCGCCACTCGGTGTGGTTCCAGGACGCCACGGAGCAGGCCTTTGCCGCGGGCCACACGATGCTCGTGGAAATCTCCCCGAACCCGGTGGCGCTGATGGGCATGATGAACACCGCCTTTAGCGTCGGCAAGCCGGATGCGCAGCTGCTGTTTAGCCTCAAGCGGAAGTTCCCCGCGGGCGAGACCCTGCGCGACCTGCTCGCCAAGATGTATGTTGCGGGCGCGCCGATCGACTTCGGCAAGCTCTACGGCGAGGGCGAGCTGCTGGCCGCGCCGGGTATGCCGTGGAAGAAGGGCCGTTACTGGACCGCCGCCCGTCCCGCCACCGGCGGCGAGACCGAGCTGCCTGGCGCCAAGGTCACGCTTCCCGACGGGCGCATCGCCTTTAGCGTCTCGGCCGAGCTCGTGCCGAGCCCGGTCGCCTTGCTGGAGGCAGCCGTCGAACAGGTTAGCCCGGGCGCGGCGCTGATCGCCGTGGAGGAACGCGGCACCTTACCGCCGACGGGCGAGCTGACCACCGTGGTCTCCACCAACGTCGGCGGTGTCAGCGTGACCGTCCACCGCATCATGGACGAGGCCTCCGTGCTCATCGCCGAGGGCTTCGCCGCCAAGGCGGGGCTGCAGGTAGATGCCCCGGTCATCGAGGCACCGCGAGGTGAGCTCGCCCACGAGGAGCCCTCCGACTTCGTCGGCGAGGAGACCTTCAAGTGGGATCCCTCCAGCGGGGAGACGGTGGAACAACGCATGCGCACGATCGTCTCCGAGGCCATGGGCTATGACGTCGAAGACCTCCCGCGTGAGCTGCCGCTGATCGACCTTGGCCTGGATTCGCTCATGGGCATGCGCATCAAAAACCGCATCGAGCACGACTTCGACATCCCCGAGCTGCAGGTCCAAGCCCTGCGCGACGCCTCGGTGGCGGACGCGGTCAAGCTGGTTGAGGGCATCGTAGCCCAGCGTGGCACCGGAACCGCTGGCGTGGCCGAGAGCCCTGAGCAGGAGGCAGGGGCCGACACCATTGCCACTGAAGAAAACGCGGGCGTGGGCGACGACGGTGCCAAGGGCGTGGGCGTGGCCCCGCGCGATGCCTCCGAGCGCCTCGTGTTCGCCACCTGGGCGGGCATGACGGGCGTGGCGGCAGCCGGTGTCACCAGCAATCTGCCGACCATCGGGGAGGATAAGGCCAAGGAGATCGCCGATCGCCTCACCGAGCGCTCCGGCGCCACCGTCACCGTCGATGACGTGCTGGGTGCCGATACCTTAGAGCCGCTGGCTAACATCGTGCGCGAAGGCCTCGAGACCGAGGTCGAGGGCAACATCCGCGTGCTGCGCGCCCGCCCGGAGGGCTCGACCGCGCCCGCGGTGTTCATGTTCCACCCGGCCGGTGGCTCGTCTGTGGTCTACCAGCCCCTCATGCGTCGACTGCCCGCGGAGGTGCCGGTCTACGGCGTCGAACGCCTCGAGGGCAGCCTCGAGGAACGCGCCGCACAGTACTTGGACGAGATCAAGCAGTATTCCGACGGCCTGCCCATTATCCTGGGCGGCTGGAGCTTCGGCGGTGCGCTGGCCTACGAGGTCGCACATCAGCTGCAGACGACGAACTCGGGCGTTAAGGTGGCCACCATCGCGCTGCTGGACACGGTCTCCCCGAAGAACCCGACTCCGGACACCATGGAGGAGACCAAGAAGCGTTGGGAGCGCTACTCCAGCTTCGCCAAGAAGACCTACGGCCTGGACTTCCCGGTTCCCTATGAGCTGCTGGAGACCGCCGGCGAGGACGCGCTGCTGACGATGATGGCGGAGTTCTTGGCCAACACCGACGCCTCCGAGCATGGGCTGTCCGCAGGCGTGCTTGAACATCAGCGTGCCTCCTTCGTGGACAACCGCATCCTCGACCGCATGGACATGCAGCGCTGGGTTGACGTTGATGCCCCGGTGATCCTCTTCCGCGCGGAGCGGATGCATGACGGCGCCATCGAGTTGGAACCGGCCTACGCCGAAATTGCGGAAGACGGCGGCTGGTCGACTATCGTTAATGAGTTGGAGATTGTTCACCTTCGGGGTGACCATCTGGCGGTCGTCGACGAGCCGGAGATCGGCAAGGTCGGCGTGGCGCTGACCAAGCGCATCGCCGAGCTGGGGAACAAGTAG
- a CDS encoding YbjN domain-containing protein, which produces MTQATIDFLRLQQAVEALGLTLMANPDASMLAVTYKDVRISLSAGVAEHALVVTGYPSHFLPLDEREKVFSWCADFARRNRWATPKPFYDGHVQEPKGIGAAVVVTILTPAGASDAQLKSWVGQAITQAAAAVGDYEALLASEPRD; this is translated from the coding sequence ATGACTCAGGCGACAATCGATTTTTTGCGCCTGCAGCAGGCGGTGGAGGCGCTCGGGCTCACGCTCATGGCCAACCCCGATGCCTCTATGCTCGCGGTGACCTATAAGGACGTGCGGATCTCGCTGAGCGCTGGGGTTGCCGAGCATGCCCTCGTTGTAACGGGCTACCCCAGCCACTTCCTCCCGCTGGATGAGAGGGAGAAGGTCTTTTCCTGGTGTGCGGATTTCGCGCGCCGCAATCGCTGGGCCACGCCGAAGCCCTTCTATGACGGACACGTGCAAGAGCCTAAGGGCATCGGGGCGGCGGTGGTAGTTACCATCTTGACCCCTGCCGGTGCCAGCGATGCGCAACTGAAGTCTTGGGTGGGGCAAGCTATCACCCAGGCCGCCGCGGCGGTGGGCGATTATGAGGCGCTGTTGGCCTCGGAGCCACGCGACTAG
- a CDS encoding YbjN domain-containing protein, whose protein sequence is MNEITLERVEAAFAKARHSRVDDPNGLEGIVIPFEDFAVFYQVGEQLLSSTARWRAEVPAHLREQVQAFVLEQNSHLIAPTMAFEDAVDSVIFKSDHPLAEGLDYEQLDALLHTQLQLHAAAVGMCNQRFPELVTWHKERA, encoded by the coding sequence ATGAACGAGATCACGCTCGAGAGAGTGGAGGCCGCCTTCGCCAAGGCGCGGCACTCGCGCGTCGACGACCCCAACGGGCTGGAGGGAATTGTCATCCCCTTCGAGGACTTCGCGGTGTTCTATCAGGTGGGCGAGCAGTTGTTGAGCTCCACCGCCCGCTGGCGCGCTGAGGTCCCAGCACACCTGCGCGAGCAGGTGCAGGCTTTCGTGCTCGAGCAAAACTCCCACCTGATCGCCCCCACCATGGCCTTCGAGGATGCCGTCGATTCCGTCATTTTCAAGTCCGACCACCCGCTGGCCGAGGGGCTCGACTACGAGCAGCTAGACGCCCTGCTGCACACCCAGCTGCAGCTGCACGCGGCCGCAGTCGGCATGTGCAACCAGCGCTTCCCCGAATTGGTGACCTGGCACAAGGAGCGGGCATGA